A single Drechmeria coniospora strain ARSEF 6962 chromosome 03, whole genome shotgun sequence DNA region contains:
- a CDS encoding serine/threonine protein kinase, producing the protein MNSSCIHTYKHMYLYTYTTNTPGKYTTNTPGKCTTRLVFRPAQKPPLRDFPRRSHPPTFPPTVPPNVPSHSDSRGALPGYLLVQVPARHRAGGGDGYRYLRRAPCKYSASSCPFVSQPLFLAISSRWCPPNAAAPGTSTRAYRYLFARTPKCLRWHGAPTCVYMYLLTYSYARGTCCPRYARVPNAPQVPRALYLYMRYAYAQYLLGRILVRAGTCRGRSTFYGGAPYLHPSFSNSVPFIVFIHHHHHHHHHHHHHTLVVLLAVDSIPRPPSSSPSSSSILVSILVLHPRLHPRPAPRLHPRPAPRLRPRPAPRLRPRPTPRLHPRPTPRLHPRPTPRAARPTRTQPLRLAPSGSDARHQPQACPPPPDHVAIGLPVRGRSSSPLPEACVASAAARAAACRIEPPRPRKSSKMDSSQPCDDDSPPPTPTPTQHPNQPTVQVPAGTFLPSSSSLPLRTASSTPISAPGLFSPSPSRHLPTSVSESNTPIQSTGSPYLHPLQSHRVREYVVPVTVPPASPARPAAAVAAAAAAAPLPLRFPSASPPLPPPLPPPTHKALIDSDNITGRKSINQYEVIEEIGRGMHGKVKLARNTETGENVAIKIIPRFSKKRRLGRVTAMSPQDKTKKEIAILKKMRHPNVVALLEVIDDPELRKIYMVLEHVELGEIVWRKKGLPHICQFERRRVEREIQGEAPTLEEDQYNRMMERRQALKEIKRAKMARHFPGPSDYWSVEHGAADELSSSAGRWSRVSSRDDMALSDPPSSRPTSRRSSLAPSRSVSVRSTGRPPTELDDGVDWTEDLQTPMPRSNASVVADASPPAASPHDGFRVRSPSMADSIISHMSSVDYNPRAHDPFGEDFSFVPCFTLDQARSTFRDTVLGLEYLHYQGVVHRDIKPANLLWTREHRVKISDFGVSYFGRPIRDGELLDETVSESEAKDFDDDLELAKTVGTPAFFAPELCYTDVDKDEQPRVSEQIDVWSLGVTLYCLVYARIPFLAEDEFQMFRKIATEDVHIPRRRLKPVDPSTSPAVSSLFKRQNPHPYRDDNDLEYEDVDNLLYDLLRLMLVKNPERRIRLRDIKRHPWVVQGIPNILAWLDDTDPARPSCGRRIQVDEKDMSYAVVPLKFLERARSAMKKAVGKVMHPLADRGDSRSRRRAASSVASTAGDSLFRHAGPPAHLAANDRRSSFRVDDYFSPHVQPPKDLKPAPFHAEPVVLGAVGARPETVAYDPLATVLPPPEKSLAKALAKPRGSSATELDVAAREMMHPGCSRRFHRHAGHSQLSHLLRLAPTQPPETQSTPATPRLEGRHAEDRFVGDATGRTARGDESRGEESTRSSSADRALFTSADKRSHAEVGLSIATAPGSIHPPRHGSRPVRSVDLGRGKCMYSPGGTLSPLSCSPITSTARQLVPSPAEDGVDAHRPSSAEESARPAHPSAHVPAAEPPERAPPCSAETEGGAVVDSAVIPCPPSPGARDATAMAKSSSMESVEGTGTPLTSPSEATSPVAVDAPPKQASQSMLVIQSDPSLPALLSGSSSVSADIEGELLGRPGVVTGGPRRLDADAPPPAMAKAAAGMAQSFGKLPTTNSGSLKLRIEPDAPVVESADTLGPDSRLADDDDDDGSDDGILLMAKARQRTPILPKGLPLSFESKRRDTDASIASNETAKKIPIPDGGAAL; encoded by the exons atgAATTCTTCTTGCATTCacacgtacaagcacatgtacctgtacacgtacaccaCAAACACACCTGGCAAGTACACCACAAACACACCTGGCAAGTGCACCACCCGCCTCGTGTTTCGACCCGCCCAGAAACCCCCGCTGCGCGACTTCCCTCGTCGCTCCCACCCTCCCACTTTCCCTCCCACCGTCCCTCCCAACGTCCCTTCCCACTCCGATTCTCGGGGCGCTCTCCCCGGGTACCTGCtcgtacaggtacctgctcgccaccgcgccggcggcggcgacgggtaCCGATACCTGCggcgtgctccgtgcaagtactcggcctcgtcgtgcccCTTCGTCTCTCAACCGctcttcctcgccatctCATCTCGCTGGTGCCCCCCGAACGCTGCCGCTCCGGGTACGAGCACGCGTGCGTACCGGTACCTCTTCGCTCGCACGCCCAAGTGCCTCCGCTGGCACGGTGCACCCAcgtgcgtgtacatgtacttgcttacgtACTCGTACGCTCGCGGTACGTGCTGCCCACGCTACGCCCGAGTGCCCAACGCCCCCCAAGTACCTCGAgcgctgtacttgtacatgcga TACGCCTACGCCCAATACCTGCTGGGACGCATTCTCGTACGAGCAGGTACCTGCCGTGGCCGTTCCACTTTTTACGGTGGAGCCCCCTACCTCCATCCATCATTTTCCAACTCCGTTCCGTTCATCGTCTtcatccaccaccaccaccaccaccaccaccaccaccaccaccacaccctggtcgtcctgctcgccgtcgacagtattcctcgtcctccatcctcgtctccatcctcgtcctccatcctcgtctccatcctcgtcctccatcctcgtctccatcctcgtccggctcctcgtctccatcctcgtccggctcctcgtctccgtcctcgtccggctcctcgtctccgtcctcgtccgactcctcgtctccatcctcgtccgactcctcgtctccatcctcgtccgactcctCGAGCTGCCCGCCCAACCCGAACGCAACCTCTCCGCCTCGCCCCTTCCGGCTCCGACGCACGACACCAGCCCCAGGCCTGcccgcccccccccgacCATGTTGCGATAGGCTTGCCCGTCCGAGGCCGCTCCTCTTCTCCGCTTCCCGAAGCCTGCGTCGCGAGTGCAGCCGCTCGCGCTGCAGCATGTCGAATCGAGCCCCCGCGCCCTCGTAAATCCTCCAAAATGGACTCCTCCCAGCCttgcgacgacgactcgccgccgccgaccccGACCCCGACGCAGCACCCGAACCAGCCCACGGTCCAGGTGCCCGCCGGAACCTTTctcccctcgtcctcctcgctgccgctgcgCACCGCCAGCAGCACGCCCATATCCGCTCCCGGCCTCTTCagcccgtcgccctcgcgccATCTCCCGACGTCCGTCTCCGAGAGCAACACGCCCATCCAGTCGACGGGCAGTCCCTACCTGCACCCGTTGCAATCCCACAGAGTCAGAGAGTACGTCGTACCCGTCACCGTCCCGCCTGcttctcctgctcgtcctgctgctgctgttgctgctgccgccgccgctgctccgCTTCCCCTCCGCTTCCCCTCCGCTTCCCCTCCGCTTCCCcctccgcttcctcctcc GACGCACAAGGCCCTCATCGACTCGGACAACATCACCGGCCGCAAGTCCATCAATCAGTACGAGGTCATCGAGGAGATTGGCCGCGGCATGCACGGCAAGGTCAAGCTCGCCCGCAACACCGAAACGGGCGAGAATGTGGCCATCAAAATCATCCCGCGCTTCTCCAAGAAGCGCAGGCTCGGCCGCGTCACCGCCATGTCGCCCCAGGACAAGACCAAAAAGGAAATCGCCATCCTCAAGAAGATGCGACACCCcaacgtcgtcgccctcctcgagGTCATCGACGACCCCGAGCTCCGCAAGATCTACATGGtcctcgagcacgtcgagctcggcgagatCGTCTGGCGCAAAAAGGGCCTCCCCCACATCTGCCAGTtcgagcgccgccgcgtcgagcGCGAGATCCAAGGCGAGGCCCcgacgctcgaggaggaTCAGTACAACCGCATGATGGAGCGCCGCCAGGCCCTCAAGGAGATCAAGCGCGCCAAGATGGCCCGCCACTTCCCCGGGCCCTCGGACTACTGGAgcgtcgagcacggcgccgccgacgagctgagCAGCAGCGCCGGCCGCTGGTCGCGCGTCTCCTCGCGCGACGACATGGCCCTCTCCGACCCCCCCTCGTCGCGCCCGACCTCGCGCCGCTCCTCGCTCGCGCCCTCGCGCTCCGTCTCGGTCCGCTCCACCGGCCGCCCGCCCacggagctcgacgacggcgtcgactgGACCGAGGACCTGCAGACGCCCATGCCGCGCTCCAacgcctccgtcgtcgccgacgcctcgccgcccgccgcgagCCCCCACGACGGCTTCCGCGTCCGCTCGCCGAGCATGGCCGACTCCATCATCTCCCACATGTCGTCGGTCGACTACAACCCCCGCGCCCACGACCCCTTCGGCGAGGACTTCTCCTTCGTCCCCTGCTTCACCCTCGACCAGGCCCGCTCGACCTTTCGCGacaccgtcctcggcctcgagtaCCTCCACTACCAGGGCGTCGTCCACCGCGACATCAAGCCGGCCAACCTCCTCTGGACCCGCGAGCACCGCGTCAAGATTTCCGACTTTGGCGTCTCCTACTTCGGCCGCCCCatccgcgacggcgagctgctcgacgagacCGTCTCCGAGTCCGAGGCCAAGGActttgacgacgacctcgagctcgccaagACGGTCGGCACCcccgccttcttcgccccCGAGCTGTGCTacaccgacgtcgacaaggacgagcaGCCGCGGGTGTCGGAGCAGATCGACGTCTGGTCCCTCGGCGTCACCCTCTACTGCCTCGTCTACGCCCGCatccccttcctcgccgaggacgagttcCAGATGTTCCGCAAGATCGCCACCGAGGACGTGCACATCCCCCGGAGGCGCCTCAAGCCCGTCGacccgtcgacctcgcccgccgtctcgtccctCTTCAAGCGCCAGAACCCGCACCCCTACCGCGACGACAACGACCTCGAgtacgaggacgtcgacaaCCTGCTGTACGACCTCTTGCGCCTCATGCTCGTCAAGAATCCCGAGCGCCGCATCCGCCTCCGCGACATCAAGCGCCACCCCTGGGTCGTCCAGGGCATCCCCAACATACTCGCCTGGCTCGACGACACGGACCCGGCCCGGCCCTCGTGCGGCCGGAGGATCCAGGTCGACGAGAAGGACATGTCGTACGCCGTCGTGCCCCTCAAGTTTCTCGAGCGCGCCCGGTCGGCCATGAAGaaggccgtcggcaaggtcaTGCACCCGCTCGCCGACCGCGGCGACAGCAggtcccgccgccgcgccgcgaGCAGCGTCGCGAGCACCGCCGGCGACAGCCTGTTCAGGCACGCCGGGCCCCCcgcccacctcgccgccaacgaccGGCGCAGCAGCTTCCGCGTCGACGACTACTTCTCGCCGCACGTCCAGCCCCCCAAGGACCTCAAGCCCGCGCCTTTCCACGCCGAGcctgtcgtcctcggcgccgtcggcgcgcgGCCGGAGACGGTCGCCTACGACCCGCTCGCCACCGTCCTGCCGCCTCCGGAGAAGTCGCTGGCGAAGGCGCTCGCGAAGCCGCGCGGGTCGAGCGCGACGGagctcgacgtggccgcGAGGGAGATGATGCACCCCGGGTGCTCTCGACGCTTTCACCGCCACGCCGGCCACTCGCAGCTCTCTCACCTCCTGCGCCTCGCGCCGACCCAACCGCCCGAGACgcagtcgacgccggccacgccGCGGCTCGAGGGGCGCCACGCCGAGGACCGGTTCGTCGGGGACGCCACGGGCCGGACGGCGCGCGGCGACGAATCTCGCGGCGAGGAGAGCACGagatcgtcctcggccgatcGCGCCCTGTTCACGAGCGCCGACAAGCGGTCTCACGCCGAGGTGGGCCTCAGCATCGCCACGGCGCCCGGCAGCATCCATCCGCCGCGCCACGGCAGCAGGCCGGTTCGCTCCGTCGACTTGGGGAGaggcaagtgcatgtactcgcccGGCGGCACGCTGTCGCCGCTCTCCTGCTCGCCAatcacgtcgacggcccgccagctcgtgccgtcgccggccgaggacggcgtcgacgcgcatcggccatcgtcggccgaggagagcgcgaggccggcgcaTCCCTCCGCGCACGTCCCGGCTGCCGAGCCGCCCGAGCGTGCACCCCCCTGCTCGGCCGAgaccgagggcggcgccgtcgtcgattcgGCGGTCATCCCTtgtccgccgtcgcccggcgCGCGGGacgcgacggcgatggccaAGTCGTCCAGCATGGAGTCTGTCGAGGGAACCGGCACACCCCTGACGAGCCCcagcgaggcgacgagccccgtcgccgtcgacgctccaCCCAAGCAGGCGTCGCAGAGCATGCTCGTCATCCAGTCCGATCCCTCCCTCCCGGCACTGCTAAGCGGCTCCAGCTCTGTCTCGGCCGACATCGAAGGCGAACTGCTCGGCAGGCCTGGCGTCGTGACCGGTGGCCCCCGGAggctcgatgccgacgcaccgccgcccgccatggccaaggcggcggccggaaTGGCCCAGAGCTTCGGGaagctgccgacgacgaacagCGGGTCCTTGAAGCTCCGCATCGAGCCCGACGCGCCGGTGGTGGAGAGTGCCGACACGCTCGGGCCGGACTCgcggctcgccgacgacgacgacgacgacggcagcgacgacggcatcctgcTCATGGCCAAGGCACGGCAGAGGACGCCGATTCTGCCCAAGGGGCTGCCTCTTTCGTTTGAGTCGAAACGACGCGACACCGACGCGAGCATCGCCAGCAACGAGACGGCGAAGAAGATACCCATCCctgacggcggcgcagcTCTCTGA
- a CDS encoding integral membrane protein produces the protein MKAAPTDSPPIMSPALDVVARSIVHLSSLPACAVDCLPAPLVNGTSTVTASKVCSQIDRSILDQCLYEACAVPQAISARNVTERACQTAAGSKVAEFIGINVAFGLATTFVVGVRLGYRLFFGARRGHFGVDDYLILLASPIALAELGCLFGGLSRHGLGRDVWALDASSVVAFGLYFYVVELMYLVLLTLIKLTLSVFYLQIFPGERVRYLLWGTIVFHGALGLAFLVKAVFQCRPISWNWDKYDTVGAGGPPRGSCVNIHASGWANAVINVASDFWLIALPLSQVSKLSLHWKKKIGAAFMFGTGLLVTIVSMLRLNSLASYANTTNPTWDQYGVVVWSAVEVNVGMICTCLPTLRLVLLRIFPRIMGNDTRLQKYTVRYGSSRRSDGPARHPAEVALEAGSDADADLDAGFTNKMAFSTTTPTDDVGSGDIADERPRTSADARTNARTTVGEEAVWVERRQKAGSSTDMATMVGQADTRTWGRRFPAAAQALEPLARRWTALWIRQRAVRSRDQG, from the exons ATGAAGGCGGCTCCGACGGACTCACCACCCATCATGTCGCCGGCGTTGGACGTGGTGGCGCGGAGCATTGTCCATCTCTCAAGCCTACCAGCATGCGCT GTCGATTGCCTCCCCGCGCCTCTCGTGAACGGTACGAGCACGGTGACGGCGTCCAAGGTCTGCTCGCAGATTGATCGATCCATTTTGGACCAGTGCCTCTACGAAGCATGCGCCGTTCCGCAAGCCATCT CGGCGAGAAACGTGACGGAGAGGGCTTgccagacggcggcgggaagCAAGGTCGCCGAGTTCATCGGCATCAACGTCGCCTTTGGTCTCGCGACGACCtttgtcgtcggcgtccggcTCGGATACCGACTCTTCTTCGGCGCCCGCCGAGGGCACTTTGGCGTTGACGACTACCTCATCCTCTTGGCGTCCCCgatcgccctcgccgagctcggctgCCTCTTTGGCGGCCTCAGCAGGCACGGACTCGGCCGGGACGTGTGGGCCCTCGACGcgagctccgtcgtcgcctttggCCTGTACTTttacgtcgtcgagctcatgTACCTCGTGCTCCTGACGCTCATCAAGTTGACGCTGTCCGTCTTCTACCTCCAGATCTTCCCGGGCGAGAGGGTGCGGTACCTGCTCTGGGGGACCATTGTCTTccacggcgccctcggcctcgcctttCTCGTCAAGGCCGTCTTCCAGTGCCGGCCGATCAGCTGGAACTGGGACAAGTACGACACCGTCGGGGCGGGCGGGCCGCCGCGGGGCAGCTGCGTCAACATACACGCCTCGGGTTGGGCCAACGCCGTCATCAACGTGGCGAGCGACTTTTGGCTCATCGCGCTCCCGCTGAGCCAGGTGAGCAAGCTCTCGCTGCACTGGAAGAAGAAGATTGGCGCCGCCTTTATGTTTGGCACGGGATTGCT AGTCACCATCGTGTCCATGCTCCGGCTCAACTCGCTCGCGTCGTACGCCAACACGACGAACCCGACGTGGGACCAGTACGGGGTCGTCGTGTGGTCGGCCGTCGAAGTCAACGTCGGCATGATCTGCACCTGCCTGCCGACGCTGCGGCTCGTGCTGCTTCGCATCTTCCCGCGGATCATGGGCAACGATACGCGTCTGCAAAAGTACACGGTCCGCTACGGCTCGTCGAGACGCTCCGACGGCCCAGCCCGGCacccggccgaggtggccctcgaggccggcagcgatgctgatgctgatcTTGACGCCGGCTTCACAAACAAGATGGCCttttcgacgacgacgccgaccgaCGACGTAGGCAGCGGGGACATTGCCGACGAAAGACCAAGGACGAGTGCGGATGCGAGGACGAATGCGAGGACGACTGTTGGAGAGGAAGCGGTGTGGGTGGAAAGGAGGCAAAAGGCTGGCAGCTCGACCGATATGGCCACAATGGTCGGGCAG GCGGACACGCGGACGTGGGGGAGGCGTTTCCCAGCGGCTGCCCAGGCACTGGAACCGCTGGCCCGGCGCTGGACGGCGCTGTGGATACGCCAAAGGGCTGTCAGGTCAAGGGACCAGGGATAG